From the Cryptomeria japonica chromosome 2, Sugi_1.0, whole genome shotgun sequence genome, one window contains:
- the LOC131056302 gene encoding probable glucan endo-1,3-beta-glucosidase A6, translated as MGACGFHLSLIVVSLGIKFVWGDTDRFFLSHAVGINYGRLADNLPPPSKAVELIKSINAGYVKIYDADSEVLKALANSSLPVVITVANEEVSGIASSTTTSDQWLQTNVLLYYPLAKICIIMVGNEILSHTELQSVWPQLVPAMQNTHASLQKKNLDSSIKVTTSIGMDALSSSYPPSNGSFKQEIAMSVMQPMLSFLCATDSYFFLDVYPFFAWNSDPANISLDYVLLGEITTDVVQDGTLSYSNMLDAQLDAAIAAMATLGYGEVKVVISETGWPTSGDSSGATVANAASYNTRLVSKLLSNTGTPRRPQTFFATFIFALFNEDEKTGHTTERNWGLFYPDGSPVVVVGRFLSICLGDHFVLNQFISLIYSLNNTFLRCGPVRL; from the exons ATGGGGGCTTGTGGATTTCACCTGTCTTTAATTGTTGTTAGTTTGGGGATAAAATTTGTGTGGGGAGATACAG ATCGCTTTTTCTTGAGTCATGCGGTGGGAATCAACTACGGGAGGCTGGCAGACAATCTGCCACCGCCATCAAAAGCAGTGGAGCTGATCAAGAGCATTAACGCAGGCTATGTCAAAATCTACGACGCGGACTCAGAAGTCCTCAAGGCGCTGGCCAACAGCAGCCTCCCTGTTGTGATCACggttgcaaatgaagaagtttcaGGCATAGCCTCCAGCACTACCACTTCAGACCAATGGCTTCAAACCAACGTTCTTCTTTACTATCCCCTAGCTAAAATCTGCATCATCATGGTGGGCAACGAGATTCTGTCACACACCGAACTACAGTCCGTGTGGCCTCAGCTAGTCCCCGCAATGCAAAACACGCACGCCTCCTTACAGAAGAAGAATCTAGACTCCTCCATTAAAGTAACCACATCTATAGGCATGGACGCCCTCTCTTCCTCTTACCCGCCCTCCAACGGCTCCTTCAAACAAGAAATCGCCATGTCAGTAATGCAGCCCATGCTCAGCTTCCTCTGTGCCACGGATTCTTATTTCTTCCTGGATGTGTACCCTTTCTTCGCCTGGAATTCCGACCCCGCCAACATATCTCTGGACTATGTGCTCTTAGGCGAGATCACCACGGACGTAGTACAGGACGGCACTCTGAGTTACTCCAACATGCTGGATGCACAGCTGGACGCCGCCATAGCGGCCATGGCGACGCTGGGCTACGGTGAGGTGAAAGTGGTCATTAGTGAGACGGGGTGGCCCACCAGTGGCGACTCCAGCGGCGCCACCGTAGCCAACGCCGCCAGCTACAACACAAGACTCGTCAGCAAGTTGTTATCAAACACCGGTACTCCGCGTCGTCCGCAGACGTTCTTTGCCACATTCATCTTTGCCCTCTTTAATGAAGATGAGAAGACCGGCCACACCACGGAGCGCAACTGGGGCCTCTTTTACCCTGACGGAAGTCCAGTCGTCGTCGTCGGTCGTTTCCTGTCAATTTGTTTGGGCGATCATTTTGTGCTCAACCaatttatttctcttatttattcTTTGAACAATACGTTTTTAAGGTGTGGCCCTGTGAGGTTGTAA